The window GGGCCATCCTCGCCGCCGACCCGAACTTCTACAGCGATTCGATGGACGACATGCTGGTGGAGGCCTGACATGGCGAGTCGTCAGTTCGCCACCTTCGAGGTGGACGGCCAGCTCTTCGGGGTCGAGGTGCATACGGTGCAGGAGGTGCTCTCCTACAACGAGTACACCCCGGTGCCGCTGGCACCGCCCGCGGTCGGCGGTCTGTTCAACCTCCGCGGTCAGGTCATCGCCGCAGTGGACCTGCGGGTGCAGCTGGGCCTGGCCCGGCAGGCGCTCCAGGGGCCGGTCATGAACGTCATCCTGCGTGGTGACGGGGAACCGGTTTCGCTGCTGGTGGACAAGATCGGCGAGGTGGTCGATCTCGACGACGAGACTTTCGAGCCCCCACCGGACACGCTGAGCGGTCCCACGAGGGAGCTGGTGGTGGGCACGTTCAAGCTGGACGGGCGGTTGATGCTGGCTCTCGACGTCAACCAGGCCGTCGATACCTACCGCGCCACCAACTGATGTACAGCCTGGTCAGCGCCCCCGTGCTGGGCTTCGACCTGACCCGCCTGGAGGGCGGGTCGGCCGCGGCCGAGGTGATGCTGCGCGCCCTGCGTCTGCAGAGCGGAGATCTGCCGGTACTCGCCGAGCGGCTGCCCGACGAGAACGTCCGCGGGCCGCTCTGGGTGGAGGTGGAGTCCGCGGCGCGGCGGATGCCCACTCTCAAGGGGATGTCGAAAGACGACCCGGCCGGAAACCTCGCCTTGGTCGAACGCGCGCCGATCGGATCGGTGGACGCGCTGCTGACCTGCCTGCGCTACGACGTGATGTCGTGGACGTGGGAGGGCACC of the Actinoplanes sichuanensis genome contains:
- a CDS encoding chemotaxis protein CheW translates to MASRQFATFEVDGQLFGVEVHTVQEVLSYNEYTPVPLAPPAVGGLFNLRGQVIAAVDLRVQLGLARQALQGPVMNVILRGDGEPVSLLVDKIGEVVDLDDETFEPPPDTLSGPTRELVVGTFKLDGRLMLALDVNQAVDTYRATN